From the Methanomassiliicoccales archaeon genome, the window CTCCCTCGCTCTTGATCAAAGGAGTTCCTGCCTCCACCCAATCCGCCCCTCCCTCCACGGCCTCGCGACCGATCTCCAAAGCCCTCTTGAGATGCATCATGTCCAGGGCCACCTGCAGCACCGCGCTCATCCCTCAGCACTAGGGAATAGAATCGATAAAGCTTTTCGCGTTACGCAAGCTAAATATTCCAGCTGGGGGATAACCAGACTCATGCCTAGGAGGGCCGAGCGAGGCCGCTGTGCCACGGGCATCGAGGGCCTGGACAACATCTTGGGAGGGGGAATACCCTGCTCCAGCGTAGTTCTGGTGGGAGGAGGTTGCGGCACGGGGAAGACCACCCTGGGCCTGGAATTCCTCATAAGAGGTGTGATGTCGGGGGAACCAGGCCTGTTGGTGACCACTGTGGAGAGCCCGGAGAAGCTGCTCTCCAATGCGCCACGATTCATATTCTTCCAGGACTCGATGCTGGCCAAGGGGAAGTTGGGGATTGTGACGTGGCAGGAGATAATATCCTCTTGCGGCTTGTCAGGCTCGGACCTGGACGAGGCCGCCATTAAGAAGATCTCGTCCTCTCTGGCAAAGCAGGTCTCCGCCAACAAGGCCAAGAGATTGGTGATCGATACCATCGACACTCCTCTTGCAGAAATAAGCGACGAGGCCTTGGGCACCATGCTCCTGGTGGAATTGAGCGATATGATGTATAGGAGCGATTGCACTGCCATGCTTATTTCCAGCGCTGAGAAGTGCGAAAGGATCGAGGGCCGGGTGGCCGATGGGATAATACTGATGGGCAACTTGGAGAGGAGAGGTGATCTTCTTAGGACCATGCAGGTGGTGAAGATGAAGGGCACGGCCCATTCCCGCTCGAAGTACGTGGTCGATCTGACCGAGGCGGGGGTGCTGGTCACGCCATTGCTGAAGGGGGCGCCTTAGATGAGCGAGGGATTGCATCTTGACGTGGCCAGCAAGCTGGAGGGATTGAGCCCGGCCACTGCGGTGGCGCTCGAGATAAAGCTCGACTCGTACTTCGATGTGGTGCGGGGCATCATCGACGAGTTCGCCGCCAAGAAAGGGATGCCGTGCGTATACATCACCGCTTCCGTCCCCGCCTCCACTTTGAACTCTGCGTTACAAGCTTTGGAGGTGAACACTTCCGATCTATGCTTCGTGGACTGCATCTCCCACACCTTGATGGCCCCGGCCGAGAAGGTCGCATGCACGGCGCTGGTGGAGAGCCCCACCATGCTGGAGAACATCGTGCTGAAGGTGGAGTATTTCGCCCGGCTGAAACAAGGAAGGAGAATGGTGGTGGTGCTGGATTCGGTGAACTCATTCTCTTTGCATAATGACGTCAAGTTCCTCGCCGAGTTCCTGACTGTATTGGTAAACTCTCTGAAGGCGCGTGAGGCCTACGCCATCCTTCTCTCCATCCCGGAGCAGATGAGGCCGGAGGCGAAGGAGGCCTTGGCCATGGTTAGCGATGTCATCATACCTTTGTGATTAGTGTCTAGCCAAGGCAAAACCCTCGGTCAAAGTATGATAGGACTTTATGGTACGTCGTCCTCTCGCTATCATTTGCGATTCCCGGTGAGCATATTTGAGAAATATGACGGGCCAGGCGCACTTTCAAAATTGATTATGGAATAGATATATTTATAACGGGCTTGAAGAGAATATCTACCAAAGGTAGGGGAATCCTACCTAGGAGGACAGAACCATGAAGAAGATATGGAGCATGAGGAAGAAGGACGGTGTCTCACCTGTCATCGCTACCATCTTGATGGTCGCGATCACCGTGGTGCTAGCAGCCGTGTTGTATGTGATGGTCATGGGATTTGGTGGTGGCCAGAGCGGACAGACGCCAACAATTACGATGACGTATCAAAGAAGCGCCCCAGGTGATTATAATTTTACAGTGGCTGGTGTAACAAAAAATGACGTTAGATGGTCAGATATTGACGTAATAATTTCTCCTCTTTCTGGAACTATTACTAAGCCATCGGCCACTTTCGTCGGGGCAGGTGATATATTATCAATTCAAAACCTACAAACCGGCAATACGTATGTGATAACATTGAAATATACACCAACAGGAAATGCTTGCTATCAAGTATCCTTGACGGCGACGCCGTAATTGATTTTTAGGGGTTAAATACCCCTTAATTTATTTACTTCAATTTTTTTACATGAATATAATCACAATGAAATCAAGAAATTTACAAGTTGATGTGGAAGTTATAAAGGCGCTCAAGGCAAACCCTCTTACAATAAATGACTTAGTCACAATAGTTGAAGTCACTCTTGGAAAGCAATGTCCCGATGATATTGCAAGAATTCTAGTGAAAATGAAAAAAGAAGGTCTAATAAAAAGTGAATTTGATGAAACTACAAAAAAAATCATATGGAAATTACAAGAAGATATAAAAATGGAAAAATAACCACTCAGCTCGCCCGTCTGTCATCATGAATCAGAGCTGGGTTTATCATCACGGTGGCTTCAACCCTTATTGTAGCGCTATAAAAAATCTTTTGTGATTATTACTAAAAGATATTCTTTGAATAAATTAATAGCATGTCCTTGAATATGGGCGAGATGAAAAACAAACCGGAGCTTAATAGAAAAAAATCGCAACGGAGTAAGAAGATCAGAATTTTTATTTATGTAATCATAATAATAATTGGTGCGATTTTGCTTCTTCCTGAAGGATGGTATCTATGGGTATTGATACTAGCCGTTGCGCTTTTCAGAATATACTCGATCGCATACCCTCGTACCGCATTTAAATGTAATAAATGCGGCCAGGTTTTCATGATGAGGGGTAAGAAAGGGTATAACAGCATAAAGATGGCTTTCAAGGTAAGACCTGAAGATCTCTATAAAGCCGATGAGATAAAATGTCCAAATTGCGGTTCTACCAATTATCAAAAAATCAAGCATAAACTCGATAAATAATCGAATGAAAGATGTATTTATAAATATTATATTTATTAATATATATGAATTTATAATTTGGTCAATTGTAAAATTAAAAACTTTGATAGAATCCGTCAGCCAGGAATTATATTAACGGTATTTCCATTGTCCTTTTCTAATTTTTATGCTGATTGACTTTTCGATTCATTGAAGCTCATTACTCAATCACTACTGAATCATTCGATGGCTTCAGCGCTTTAGACTTCTTGTGAGCGGCGAGGGCTATCACCTTTGTCGAAGCGATCCTGTCCGTGAACCTCTGCCTCGGGTCCCCCACCATCGCCAGTCCTGCCAAGGCGTCAAAGGGTAGGAATATGTACCAGAAGAACTTGGGCACCGATCTTATGCTGGCGTGCACTAGACTATGGCTATGTCCCTCCGTCACCACAGCGAGGCCCATAAGCTTCTTCCCCCACGTCTGTCCGAATATGCCCTCCAGCAGTGTGCTGTAAAGGAAGAGGCCTAGACCAGAGAGCACCCCCGCCAATATGACATCCGAGCTATCCTTTACCATGAACGCCAAGGATATGGGGGCAGCTACAATGGCAAGATCTATGAGTAACGCTGTCGTGCGCTTGAACCAATGTATCTGGAGCTCCCTGCTTCCGCTCAGCAGGTCGAAACCGGTTTGCATCCCATCATCCATGGTTTGTATTGTGAGTATAACTTATTAAGCATTGTGCTTTACAAACCTGATTAAAAAGAGAACAAAACAATCAAGCCTCCAAGCTCGTTTCTCAACTTGCCAATGAGTCTTGATGTAGCTAGAGCGAAAATCCTTGTCTACGACGAGGGCCAATGCGACCCCAAGAAATGCACCGCCAGGAAGATGATGAGATTAGGACTGGCAAAAAAGATAACTTCATTGGGCCAGGCACCTCATGGAGTGGTGGTGCTGGATCCTTCGGCAGAGAAAGCATTGTCCGTCGAGGACCGCGAAGCTGCCTTGGCACATGGCATTCTGGTCATGGACCTATCTTGGAACAAAATAGAATCTTTCCCTAAATTGCACATCAGATCTCGGCCTAGAGCTCTTCCCTATCTCCTCGCCGCCAATCCGGTGAACTGGGGAAAGCCCATGAGGTTGTCCAGCGTGGAGGCGGTCGCAGCCGCACTCTATATCATCGGATTGAGGGATCAAGCTCGTGAGCTGCTATCCAACTTCTCCTTCGGAGAACAGTTCCTCCTCCTGAACCAAGAGCCTTTGGAGAGATACTCTAGTGCGAATACCAGCGAGGAGGTCGTAAAGATTCAAACAGAATATCTGCAAGTCTAAATCCGATACCCTTCTAAAATCTTAGAGAAGTATCCTGAACCTTGGAGTTAGTGTCCCATGGCACACTTAAATAGAAATATAAAAAGTAAGGTTGGCGTGATGTAATAGAAGGAAGAATATCGAGAGTAGGCACATAATGTTATTAATTAGAAAGCATAGTGGTAAAGGCTCTTTCAAATGCAGGGCAGAGGGTGAAGCTTCTGGCAAGCGACTACAGTGATGAGGACCTCATCGCCAGATGGGAGGACTTCTTCGAGACCAGTGACTACAGGGTCAAGATAATGGAGGTGGCGGCGCACTACCCCGAGCAGCGCAGCGTCTACGTGGAGTACGCCAAACTGGACCTCTTCGACCCAGACATGGCTGAGCACCTATTACAGTATCCCGTGAAGGTCCTATCCCTCTCCAAGCAGGCCATTCGCAAGCTCTTGCCTCCCGGCCGCGAGAACGTGGATATACACCTGCGCGTCACTCAACTTCCCCGGGACAGCAAGGTGGAGATACGAAAGATACGCTCTGAGCACCTGGGAAAGCTCATCGCTGTGGAGGGATTGGTACGCAAGGCCACCGAGGTGAGGCCGAAGATAGTGGACGCTCTCTTCCAGTGCGCCCGCTGCGGCATGATCATAAAGGAGCCGCAGGAGGGCATGTACTTCAAGGAGCCCATGGAATGCTACAAGGAGCAGAACGGCTGTGGGAGGACCGCCTCCAGCACCAAGTTCAAGCTGCTGAGCGAGGAGTCGCGCTACGTGGACACGCAAAAGGTCGAGATCCAGGAGAACCCGGAAGGCCTTAGAGGGGGAGCGCAGCCGGAGCGCCTCACGGGCTTCTTGGAAGAGGATCTCGCGGGCACCGTAGCACCAGGGGACAGATTGGTGCTGAACGGCATACTGAGGTCGGTGCAGAAGGGCGCGGTGCAGAAGTACACTCTTTTCGATATAAATTTAGACGTGCTCAGCGTGGAGCTCAAGACTCAAGAGTACGAGGAGGTCAGCTTGACAGAGGAGGACGAGGTGGAGATTCTGCGCCAAGCCAAGGATCCCGCCCTGTTCAAGAAGATAGTGTCCTCTATCTCCCCGACCATCTACGGCTATGAGAGGGAGAAGGAGGCGATAGCCCTGCAGCTCTTCGGCGGGGTGCACAAAACCTTGGACGACGGCACGAAGATAAGGGGGGACATACACATCCTCCTGGTAGGCGATCCAGGAGTGGCCAAGTGCGTCACCGGCGACACCCAAGTCTGGCTGGCGGACCAAACCTTCCGCAGCATTAAGGATATCGTGGAGGAAGCGGTGGCCAAAGGCCCAGTGGAGAAAGTGGACGATGGCGTCTGGGCTCCCTTGGACCTCATGGTCCTGACATTTTCCAATCGCGGGGCGATCGACTTCGGCAGGGCTGTGAGGGCATGGAAGAGGACCGCTCCTCCTAAGTTATTGAGATTCACTACCAAGGGCGGAAGGACGCTGACCGTGACGCCCACGCATCCTCTCTTCGTGCAGAACGGCCCTTGGATACAATTCCGTCCTGCCCACCTCATCTTCGTGAACCAATACGTGGCCGTAGCCACCTGCCCGGGCAAGACCGGATACGATGAGACCTGTGGCTACCAAAGGGGCCTGGACTGGGATCAGGTGGTGAGCAAGGAAGAGGTCGAGCCGCAGGAGGGATTCGTGTACGATCTCGAGGTGGAGGGGACGCACAACTTCGTCACCAACGGCATAATCTCTCACAATAGCCAGATCCTGAGGTACATGTCAGATTTGGCCCCCAGGGGCATATATGCCTCGGGCAAGTCCTCCTCTGCCGCTGGTCTCTGCGTGCATCCTGACACCATCATCTATGTAGACGGTAGGCCGACTAGGATTGGCGAATTCGTGGAGGCTCGTCTCTCCTCTCCCAAGGAAGTCAAGCCGGGAGTGTGGACTCAGGAGAGCGATGGGGCCTTGGTGGATTCTGTCTGGAAGGGTGAAAATCGCCCCCGCCGTCTGAAGGCGGTGTGGCGCATTTCCACGCCGGCCAGATTGATTGAGTTGATAGTGGAGGAGGGCAAGAACATCATCCTCACCCCAGAGACAAGGGTGAATGCCAGGAGATTTGGCATGGCGGGGGGGTTCTCCCGGTGCATGGATCTGCAACCAGGGGACGAGGTGCTGATGCGAAAGGGCGGAAGACTTGAATGGGTGAGGATAAAGGGCGTGATAGAGCACGCGGAGGATCTGCCGCCATATGTATATGATCTAACGGTGGAGGAGAGCCATACCTTCGTGGCCAACGACTTCGTGGTGCATAACACCGCCGCCGCCGTCAAGGACGATTTCGGTGAAGGGAGATGGACTCTGGAGGCGGGGGCGCTGGTCCTGGCCGACCAGGGCCTGGCGGCCATAGACGAATTGGACAAGATGTCCGACCAGGACCGGAGCTCCATGCATGAGGCCATGGAGAGCCAGAGCGTCTCGGTGGCCAAGGCGGGCATAACCGCCCGCCTGCAGTGCCGCTGCTCCATCCTGGGAGCGGCTAACCCTAAATACGGAAGATTCGAGGAGTCCCAGTTCATCGCTGACCAGATCGACCTTCCGCCCGCGCTCATGTCCCGCTTCGACCTCATCTTCGCCATGACCGACAAGCCCGACTCGGAGAAGGATGCGCGCATCACCAGGCACATACTCAACGTGCACCGTAGAGGTGAGATATTGAAGAACGAGGACCTTTCCTCCATCCCTGGCGTGGACATAGAAGCCATGATGCAGGAGACCAGCTCCTTGGAGCCGGTCTTCTCCAAGGAATTCCTCAGGAAATATGTGGCGTATTCCAAGCGCATCACCCCTATACTTTCGGACGAGGCGGTGAAGCTCATAACTGAGAATTACCTCAACATCAGGCGCATGGGTGAGGGGGAGAACAAATCGGTCCCGATAACCGCCAGGCAGCTTGAGGCCTACGTGCGCCTGGCCGAGGCCAGCGCCAGAGCTCGCCTCAGCCGCGTGGTGACTGCCGAGGATGCCAGGCGTGCGGTGAGCATAGTGGAATATTATCTGCGTAAGATTGCGGGTGAGGCGGGTAGGCTGGACATTGACATCATCGCCACGGGCACCTCACGTTCGCAGCGTGAGCAGATCGTCACCCTACGCTCCCTCATCCAGGAGAACGCCGAACGGGACAAGGGCATCTCCATCGAGAATCTGATTCAATTGGCGGAGGCGGAAGGCATACCTGAGGAGAGGGTGCGCATGCTGCTCAAGCGCCTGCATGACAACGGCGAGGTGTACTCCCCCATCAGCGGCTATTACAAGCTTTCCTCGGAGGGCAGAGAATGATCACTTTGAAGGTGTATAGGAAGAAGGGCGAGACGGTCCTGGCCGCCTGCGACAAAGAGCTCTTGGGCAAGAGCTTTCGCGAGGGGGAGCTGAAGTTGGAGGTGCATGCCGCCTTCTACGAGGGAGAGGATGCGGACGAAGAGATGCTGGTGAACCGATTGATGAATGCCAGCATAGCGAACCTGGTGGGCGAGAGGACCATAGGCATCGCCGTGCGGCATAAGATGGTGCACGAGGAATGCGTCATACGCATACAAGGAGTGCCTCATGTGCAGATGGTGAGGATGTGAGCTTCTGCGTGCTCTGCGGTAAGGAAGGGCGCACGTACGCTTCGCTGTGCGCGGATTGCTTCTTGGCCAACAATCGCTTCACCCGCCTGCCTGACCATGTGGACCTGTTCCAATGCCATCACTGCCAGGAGTTCCAGCTTCATGGAAAGTGGCAGCGTCGGGGACTGGAAGAAGCCGTCAAGGAAGCGGCACGCGATGCATTGGAGATAGTCAAGCCTGTGGACTTGGTCAAAGTGCGCAGCGAGGTGCAGCAGGCCGATGTGCGCAACTATCATGTTCACATGCACACCAGCATGACCTATCAGGACCTGAAGGTGGAAGAGGACAATCACACTATAGTGCGCCTCAAGGGTGCGGTTTGCCCTCGCTGCTCGAAGATAATGGGGTCCTATTACGAGAGCATAATCCAAGTGCGGGGAAGGGAGCGCAGGCTGACGGAAGCGCAGCAGGAGAGGATATTGAGCTCGCTGCGCTCAAAGGTCGAAGAGGCACAGGCGGAGAACCGCGAGCTGTTCATCACCAAGCTGGAGCAAGTCCCTGGAGGCTTCGATGCCTTCCTCTCCTCCATCTCCTTGGCCAAGGCCATCGCGCATGAGCTAGCGGACAAATACGGAGCTGAATTGAAGGAGTCCTCCACCTTGGTCACGCAGAAGGAGGGCAGGGACGTTTACCGCGTGACCTATTTGGTCAGGTTACCTTCCTATCTGCGGGGAGAGGTCATACTTCATGAGGGCCGTCCTCACCTGGTAGTATCGATCGCCTCTTCCAGGACCAAGCTCCAGGACCTCAGGACGCACGAGACGGTGCTGATGAGCAACGCGGAGCTGAGGGAGGCTAAGGTGGTGGCCAAGCGTCAGGATATTATGGAAGCCGTGGTGCTGAGCGAGACGAGGAGAGAACTCCAGATCATGCACCCTGTCAGCTTCGCTACCGTGGAGCTGAGGAGGCCTCAAGGCTTCGAGGTCAAGGGGGGCTCGGTGAGGGTCATGATATTCGAGGAGGAGCTATACCTCCTTCCTTAGGTCCTGTTTTTGAGCATTTCCATGAAATATGTGCAAGCCCTCTCTACCTCCTCCTTCCTTCCCTTTATCACCACCGTGTTCCCCCCCTCTTGCCTCCAATTCTCCCGAGGCAGGGAGGAGAGGCGCACCTCGAATTGCTTCGCGATAAGCTGGAAGATCGGCTCCAAAGAGGTCTCGCCCAGCATGACGCGCACCTCCTTCTCGAAGATACCTTCATCATTCAGAATTGGGAGCACGTAGAGATGGAACATAGACCTCATCTCCTTAGGGAAGCCGGGGAGGCAGATGATCATAGTGCCGCCGACTTTAGCTCGAATCCCGCAGGCCATTCCTACTGGGTTTCGCAGCGCCTCCATGCCCTCTGGCACCATGGCCATCAACGTGGTTGGCGAATCCGCGCTCAGCTCCTCGCCATGGCGGGTGTGATAGGCTTCTCTTAGCCAGCTGAGCGCATCCTCATTGACGCTCAGCTTCCTCTTTAAGAAGGAGGCTAGGGCGTGCCGGGTGACATCGTCGATGGTAGGGCCTAAACCACCTGCGATCAATATCAGATCTGGCCTCCGCTCAATGGCAGAGGACAATTCCTCGGCTATGGCGCCTATATCATCCATAAGGATAGTGACCCTGGTTATCAGGGAGCCTCTGCTCCTTATGGCTTGCATCAGCTCCGCCGGGTAGGGATCGAGCTGCCCGGTGAGAAGCTCATCCCCCACCAGCATCAGCTCGACCTTCATCCTAACCGATCATCTCCCGGCGCTTGAAGAGCATCAATCCCGCAGCGTTGCAGGCTATGATGTAAGCGATCATCACCAAAGCGCTGGAGGTCACGCTGGGATAGAAGAAATAGATGTTGAAGGGCAGACCGAGGGACTCGTTAGCATACTGCACATAGCTCTGAGGGTAGGGGGTCATGAAGACCGCATCTATGGCCCCCGATTGATAGGTGATGGAAGGAACAGGCTCCACCCCTCCCAAGGTGCCTACCAGGTCGAACAGGGGTAGGATCATGAAGAGCAGGAAGAAGGTGAGCACCAGCGCCCCCGTGCTCCCCTTCAAGATAGAGCTGACCAGGAATCCTATGGAAGAGGCAGCCAAGGCGAAAAGCACGGCCAAGGCATACGACCAGATGGCTAGCACGGAAACCCCGCCAGTCACGATGGCGCCGGAGACGATGGCCACCCAATACCACACGCTCACGATGAGGAATACTATCAGGGCGGTGGACGCGAACTTGCCCAGATATATGGTGGAGCGACGCGCCGGATTGGGGAAGAGAAGGTAGCCAGTCCGACTCTGGAACTCGGAGCATATGGCGTCACCGGCGAACATGGTGGCCCCGAGTATTATGAGGATGTTCGTGAAGGTGAAGGCCAGGACATCATGCACGAACTCCGCTGGATCATCGGAATAAGGCCGGCCCAGCAAAGCGGGGAGAGAGAGCATTATGGCCAACAGGAAAACTTCGATCACCAAGATGGCGATCAGCCTGCGACTGCGTAGGTGCTTGAAAACCTCGTACCTGGCCACGGTCAGCATTTGCCTCAGGTCGGAGGGGACCTGCCTATGCGCGTTGATAGCCATTAATATCACCTCGAGCTCTTTATCAGGCTCATGTAAAGATTCTCCAAAGCCACGCCTGATTCTTTGAACGAAACTACCCTGTATCCCAGCTCCTGAAGTTTGAGCAGTAACTGCGCCTGCTTCTCGTCATCGCCTACGAAATCGATGTAGAACTGCCTCTCATCCACGATGTTGAGCATCTGCACCCCCTCATACGACCTCAACTGGTCCATGGCCTCGGGGATGATATTGTTGGCGATGCGGACCTCTAGCTTCTTGGAGTGTATGCGTGAGAGCAGTTCCTCCACCTTATCGTATGCCAAGAGACGGCCGTGGTCTATCATGGCCACCTCTGTGCACACCTCTTGGACTTCGTTCAGAAGATGAGAGGACATGAAGACGGTGTAGTTCTGTCTCTTGAGGTCCTTGAGAATATCCCTCACTTCCACCATCCCTCTAGGGTCAAGGCCAGAAGTGGGCTCATCCAGGATGATGACGCTGGGCTCATGCAGCAGGGCCTGGGCCAGGGCCACTCTCTGCTTCATTCCTTTGGAGAACTTGCCGATGCGGGTATGGGCCCACTCCGTCATCTTCACCGTCTCCAACACCTCTTGGCTGCGGCGCTTGACCTCTTGCTTGGTCATGCCTCTGAGCTGGCCCAAATATTCCAAGGTCTCGTTGGGAGTGAGGAAAGGATAGAACTCTGGCGTTTCCACCACCGCCCCTACTCCCGCCAATGCCTGCTTGGCATCCGAGGCCACGTCCACGCCATTTAGATAAGCTTTGCCAGAGGTGACGCTTAGCAGGTTGGTCAACATCTTTATGGTGGTGGTCTTGCCCGCGCCATTTGGTCCCAGGAAGCCCACGAAGGAATTGGCCTTGACCACCAGGTCGAGGTTGTCCACGGCGCGAAAGCCCTTGCCATAAATCTTGGTAAGTCCCTGGAGCACGATCGGTTCGCTCATCTCACATCCCCACGCAACGAGGCGGTTACGCTTCCGCACTTAAAATTAGTTTCCCCTAAGGTCGTTCGCAAAGAGGCAAGGCATTCATACATAGATGGCAATATGGGAGTCAGGGAGCAGATGAGGTCGATTAAGCTGCTGGAGGAAGTCACGGTCAGACTGTTGCGCATGGCCGCCACCGGCCTTCCGGAAGATGTGCTGGAAGCGCTCAGGCGTGCGGAGAAGGAGGAGACCACGGAGGTGGCGAGAACACAGCTCAGGGCCATACTATCCAATATCGATTCCGCGGACCGCTTGATGCTCCCTTTGTGCCAGGACACAGGCATTCCAATATTCTTCGTCAGGGGCGCTTGCCTACCGCACTTGGAGGAAGGCATAAGAAGAGGGGTTTCGAGGGCCACTTCTGAAGTACCACTTCGTCCCAACGTCGTTCATCCCCTGACGCGTCATAATCCGGGTGATAACTTAGGTAAGGGCATGCCCCTGGTGCATTTCGAGCCAGCCGATGTCGACTACACGGAGATCACCGTCCTACCCAAGGGAGCGGGCTCGGAGAACATGAGCTCCCTGGCCATGCTCACCCCCTCCCAAGGCTTGAGGGGCATAAAGGAATTCGTCTTGGATACGGTCATCAGG encodes:
- a CDS encoding ATPase domain-containing protein: MPRRAERGRCATGIEGLDNILGGGIPCSSVVLVGGGCGTGKTTLGLEFLIRGVMSGEPGLLVTTVESPEKLLSNAPRFIFFQDSMLAKGKLGIVTWQEIISSCGLSGSDLDEAAIKKISSSLAKQVSANKAKRLVIDTIDTPLAEISDEALGTMLLVELSDMMYRSDCTAMLISSAEKCERIEGRVADGIILMGNLERRGDLLRTMQVVKMKGTAHSRSKYVVDLTEAGVLVTPLLKGAP
- a CDS encoding ATPase domain-containing protein, with the translated sequence MSEGLHLDVASKLEGLSPATAVALEIKLDSYFDVVRGIIDEFAAKKGMPCVYITASVPASTLNSALQALEVNTSDLCFVDCISHTLMAPAEKVACTALVESPTMLENIVLKVEYFARLKQGRRMVVVLDSVNSFSLHNDVKFLAEFLTVLVNSLKAREAYAILLSIPEQMRPEAKEALAMVSDVIIPL
- a CDS encoding type IV pilin N-terminal domain-containing protein translates to MKKIWSMRKKDGVSPVIATILMVAITVVLAAVLYVMVMGFGGGQSGQTPTITMTYQRSAPGDYNFTVAGVTKNDVRWSDIDVIISPLSGTITKPSATFVGAGDILSIQNLQTGNTYVITLKYTPTGNACYQVSLTATP
- a CDS encoding RDD family protein, with product MDDGMQTGFDLLSGSRELQIHWFKRTTALLIDLAIVAAPISLAFMVKDSSDVILAGVLSGLGLFLYSTLLEGIFGQTWGKKLMGLAVVTEGHSHSLVHASIRSVPKFFWYIFLPFDALAGLAMVGDPRQRFTDRIASTKVIALAAHKKSKALKPSNDSVVIE
- a CDS encoding DUF367 family protein; translation: MSLDVARAKILVYDEGQCDPKKCTARKMMRLGLAKKITSLGQAPHGVVVLDPSAEKALSVEDREAALAHGILVMDLSWNKIESFPKLHIRSRPRALPYLLAANPVNWGKPMRLSSVEAVAAALYIIGLRDQARELLSNFSFGEQFLLLNQEPLERYSSANTSEEVVKIQTEYLQV
- a CDS encoding ATP-binding protein, whose protein sequence is MKLLASDYSDEDLIARWEDFFETSDYRVKIMEVAAHYPEQRSVYVEYAKLDLFDPDMAEHLLQYPVKVLSLSKQAIRKLLPPGRENVDIHLRVTQLPRDSKVEIRKIRSEHLGKLIAVEGLVRKATEVRPKIVDALFQCARCGMIIKEPQEGMYFKEPMECYKEQNGCGRTASSTKFKLLSEESRYVDTQKVEIQENPEGLRGGAQPERLTGFLEEDLAGTVAPGDRLVLNGILRSVQKGAVQKYTLFDINLDVLSVELKTQEYEEVSLTEEDEVEILRQAKDPALFKKIVSSISPTIYGYEREKEAIALQLFGGVHKTLDDGTKIRGDIHILLVGDPGVAKCVTGDTQVWLADQTFRSIKDIVEEAVAKGPVEKVDDGVWAPLDLMVLTFSNRGAIDFGRAVRAWKRTAPPKLLRFTTKGGRTLTVTPTHPLFVQNGPWIQFRPAHLIFVNQYVAVATCPGKTGYDETCGYQRGLDWDQVVSKEEVEPQEGFVYDLEVEGTHNFVTNGIISHNSQILRYMSDLAPRGIYASGKSSSAAGLCVHPDTIIYVDGRPTRIGEFVEARLSSPKEVKPGVWTQESDGALVDSVWKGENRPRRLKAVWRISTPARLIELIVEEGKNIILTPETRVNARRFGMAGGFSRCMDLQPGDEVLMRKGGRLEWVRIKGVIEHAEDLPPYVYDLTVEESHTFVANDFVVHNTAAAVKDDFGEGRWTLEAGALVLADQGLAAIDELDKMSDQDRSSMHEAMESQSVSVAKAGITARLQCRCSILGAANPKYGRFEESQFIADQIDLPPALMSRFDLIFAMTDKPDSEKDARITRHILNVHRRGEILKNEDLSSIPGVDIEAMMQETSSLEPVFSKEFLRKYVAYSKRITPILSDEAVKLITENYLNIRRMGEGENKSVPITARQLEAYVRLAEASARARLSRVVTAEDARRAVSIVEYYLRKIAGEAGRLDIDIIATGTSRSQREQIVTLRSLIQENAERDKGISIENLIQLAEAEGIPEERVRMLLKRLHDNGEVYSPISGYYKLSSEGRE
- a CDS encoding DUF424 family protein; the protein is MITLKVYRKKGETVLAACDKELLGKSFREGELKLEVHAAFYEGEDADEEMLVNRLMNASIANLVGERTIGIAVRHKMVHEECVIRIQGVPHVQMVRM
- a CDS encoding NMD3-related protein, encoding MSFCVLCGKEGRTYASLCADCFLANNRFTRLPDHVDLFQCHHCQEFQLHGKWQRRGLEEAVKEAARDALEIVKPVDLVKVRSEVQQADVRNYHVHMHTSMTYQDLKVEEDNHTIVRLKGAVCPRCSKIMGSYYESIIQVRGRERRLTEAQQERILSSLRSKVEEAQAENRELFITKLEQVPGGFDAFLSSISLAKAIAHELADKYGAELKESSTLVTQKEGRDVYRVTYLVRLPSYLRGEVILHEGRPHLVVSIASSRTKLQDLRTHETVLMSNAELREAKVVAKRQDIMEAVVLSETRRELQIMHPVSFATVELRRPQGFEVKGGSVRVMIFEEELYLLP
- a CDS encoding molybdopterin-binding protein, giving the protein MKVELMLVGDELLTGQLDPYPAELMQAIRSRGSLITRVTILMDDIGAIAEELSSAIERRPDLILIAGGLGPTIDDVTRHALASFLKRKLSVNEDALSWLREAYHTRHGEELSADSPTTLMAMVPEGMEALRNPVGMACGIRAKVGGTMIICLPGFPKEMRSMFHLYVLPILNDEGIFEKEVRVMLGETSLEPIFQLIAKQFEVRLSSLPRENWRQEGGNTVVIKGRKEEVERACTYFMEMLKNRT
- a CDS encoding ABC transporter permease, translated to MAINAHRQVPSDLRQMLTVARYEVFKHLRSRRLIAILVIEVFLLAIMLSLPALLGRPYSDDPAEFVHDVLAFTFTNILIILGATMFAGDAICSEFQSRTGYLLFPNPARRSTIYLGKFASTALIVFLIVSVWYWVAIVSGAIVTGGVSVLAIWSYALAVLFALAASSIGFLVSSILKGSTGALVLTFFLLFMILPLFDLVGTLGGVEPVPSITYQSGAIDAVFMTPYPQSYVQYANESLGLPFNIYFFYPSVTSSALVMIAYIIACNAAGLMLFKRREMIG
- a CDS encoding ABC transporter ATP-binding protein, giving the protein MSEPIVLQGLTKIYGKGFRAVDNLDLVVKANSFVGFLGPNGAGKTTTIKMLTNLLSVTSGKAYLNGVDVASDAKQALAGVGAVVETPEFYPFLTPNETLEYLGQLRGMTKQEVKRRSQEVLETVKMTEWAHTRIGKFSKGMKQRVALAQALLHEPSVIILDEPTSGLDPRGMVEVRDILKDLKRQNYTVFMSSHLLNEVQEVCTEVAMIDHGRLLAYDKVEELLSRIHSKKLEVRIANNIIPEAMDQLRSYEGVQMLNIVDERQFYIDFVGDDEKQAQLLLKLQELGYRVVSFKESGVALENLYMSLIKSSR